The window GTCTCTCTAGCAGCTGGTGTGTGATGCTATTTGGGTGTCCATTGTAGTTTGGTGTGAGTGGTGTGGTTTTGGAATTAATGTTGCTGCTATGTACGTGAGGGCCTTGATATGGTTTTTGTTTGCTTATATGATATGCTAGACCTATTTGTGGTATGATTCTAAAGTTGCATGTGAGGCCTTGAAATGGCCGTATGGACATGTTTGATTAAATGTGTGTGAAGTAGTAAGCATCCAAAAGATGGAATGTTTTTTGAGTTATGATTGGTCAATATTAAGTTCATTTAATTAATGATGTGATTATGTCAGGACATTAGGGACTCCAGTGACCCGAGGAGCGGAATGCACGAGACTCGAGTGAAAGCCCATTCTATCGTACCTCCTATGTGCACCCATTTGGTAGATAAGTCCCTCATTTGATTGTCTTTCATTGGATTGACAACACAATCAGGATATGAAAGTCTAAGTCTTCATGATTAGACTGAGAAACCACCGAGAGATTGGCATTCGACCGAGAGAGGCATAAGGCATAAGTCATTAAAATCTCGAGTAACATCGAACGAGATATGTATTTGACCGAGAGGCATAAGACATAAGTCATTAAAATCCCGAGTAACATCGAACGGGATAGGTATTTGACCGAGAGGCATAAGACATAAGTCATTAAAATCCCGAGTGACATCGAACGGGATATGTATTTGACCGAGAGGCATAAGTCATTAAAATCTCGAGTAACATCGAACGGGATATGTATTTGACCGAGAGGCATAAGTCATTAAAATCCCGAGTAACACCAAGCGGGATATGTAATCCACTGAAAGACATAAGTTTTATATCATCCCCTTAAAAACGGAGTAAGTGACTTGATAAACCACAGACGGTGTTAACACCCCGTCACTCGAGTAGAAATACAGGATATGGAAAGGGCTCGCTACCTTTGTCCATGGGAAAGTGTAACACCCGGATGACCGTAAAAGCCGTAAAAGGGGAGCCAACGGTACCTTGCCATTGGAAACGTGAAAACACATTGCCCGGCCAAGTAAGTTTTGAGGCCGGGAGTCAGGAGGGACATTTTTTTGTCTTATCGGCAGACTTATAGATTATGGTGTATATCAAGAAAAAGTAAGACTCGGAATAAGCAAGTAAAGACAAGACCCGAGTAACACCCATGTGTAGAAAGGAGCAAGACCGATACGTCAAAGTAGAGAATATCAACAAGCAAGACCCGAGAATCACATTGAGCAATACCCGCCCGAGTACCAAATTCATCGGCAATTTAACAAAAAGAAAGCAACATCGGGGATAACACCTATGTGCCAACAAGGGAAAAACACCCGAGCAAGACTTGGGGGGACATAGTGAATCTTGTCACTCTCTTCAAAAAGAGAGAAGAAAATCGTGAGAAAGGGGGAGGGAAATAATTCCGAGTAAGAGAACCTTCTTCCTTAGAGAGTTGGGGGGACATGGGATGTATGCTGTTACTCGGTCATTACTTACACTTGGCGGCATACAATTTATTTGTAACTCTCCAAGTAAGATGATCCTCTTACTCGGGAGTTAGGGGGACATGTTGTTGGTATATATACCGCAAGCATAAGTAACGACCTCGTAGACTGTTTTCTGGCCACGAAGGGCCCCGCTCCCGACATACATCCGGTAGACCGACATCCGGGTTACCTCGCCATGATGAAATATCATCCGTACCACATCGGGAAGGTGCTTTCCCAAGCTCTACAAAAAGGCATCATAAGAAGAGATATGTATAGTTTGTCCCACATTGGAAATATGTAAAAAGAGGGAACCTTCCTTAGTTATAAAAGGAAGGCTTCCCATATGTAGAAAGCCTCTCTAGCTATCTGAAAGGGACTGAATCTCTCTCCCGATCCCAAAGGCCTATTGGCCATGATAGTAGAACCTTAAGTGGACGTAGCCATGTCCTCCGATGGCATGGTGAACCACTATATGCCCTTGTCTCTTACCCATGATTGTTTATTGTCCGTGTTCCACCGTGATTCTACATAGTCCCCGGGATTATGCAGAAACACTTGCAATACCATCTCAATCAGATTGGGCGAGGCTAATTATCCTGCCTGGTTTTTCCTTATGTAGCATCATCTTCAGGGCCATGGTTTGTTCAAATTCGTGGATGGTACTTATCCTTGCCCATCTCAGTCTCTTATTGAAGACGATGGCAGTTTATCTTCAAATCATTCTGGACTTTATGAGCGTTGGTTGGAGCAGGATAGCTCTGCAATTTGTATGATCGCAAATACCCTTTCTGCTGATGCACTAACTCTTGTGATTGGATGTCAAACATCAAAGGAGGTATGGTCTACTCTCAAGCAAAGATATGCTATTGTTTCTGATTTTCAGATATGCAATTGAAGTCCAAGTTACAAAACATTCAAAAGGGATCTGATTCTATCAAAAAGTATTTGTTGTGCTTTAAATCAATTAGAGATCAGTTAGCAGTAGCAAGGGTTCATATGTCAGATGAAGATGTTAAATTCATTATTATTTCTGGTCTTCCAAGTTAGTATGGCTATACTAGGCAAATTATCAGAAGCAAAAGTGATGTTGGTTTAGAAGAAGTAAGATCATTGTTATTGTCTGCTGAATGTGAAATTGAGTTAGAAAATAGATATGCACATTTACCTCCACTTGCAGCACTAGTAGCTCAGAATGGCATGTTACACAGGCATAGTTGTCATTATGACATGAATTCTACGATGTTGTCACCTCCTGGGTTTGATCAATCTTTTAATATGATGCCTTCTCTTGTTAACCATGCATGGACTTATGAACAATTGCATGACCAACTGTATTACCCCTGGAATGCTCTCTAGTGCACTAAATAGTTGTAATGCTAATATGAGTAATCCTTTAGTGAACCACATGAGCTATTCACCTCAGTCTAATACTACTGGTTTTGTGCCTTCATCCAACACTCTGAGTTTTTCCTCCAATGATGTGTCTAGTCCTATGTTTGGTGCTCAGTCTGGTAGTGTGTCAAGCTCCATGTATGGGACTCAGCCTAGATATATGTATGGACCTCAACCTGTTTTTTAGAATTTCTCTCAAGGACCAAACTGTCAATCTCTGCCCAACAATTACACAGCAGGCACCTCTCTCACACTTCAGTCAATTGCTCCCTCTTGTAGCATAACACAAAATCATTATATGATGAGTAATACTCAGGCTACTGTAGGGTTTGTGAATCCTTCCTGTAATACTGGTTTCACACAAGTTGTGAATGGTGTTGTTCAATCTCAAAATGCTAACTGTTTTTCTGAGATGCCTCAATTGCAGAATTCAGCTTTTATTGGGAATTCTAGTCCTCAAGATGGAGAGACCTACCCCCTTTTTCCTAATGCTAAAGGGAATAGTAGCAACAACAACATCAACACCAAGAATGGCAGCAACCAAAATTATGGGAATAACAATGACAAGCCTAAGTACAATGAAAATCTCATCTGTCAAATCTGTGAGAAACTAGGCCATGGTGCATGGAAGTGCTATCAAAGAAATACCCATCAACAACAAACATCAAGTTATTCAATGTCTAAAGTTGTTGATCCCTTACCCAGTTATCCAGCCTTCCTCAGTCTCCTTTAATGATCAGTCTAGGTTTGGTTACGACTCCCAGTCATAAGGCGTTTGTTTCTTCAATTCCGAACAAAAATCTGCTGCATTGTAGGCGGTCTTTTTATTCTGCGAAGCTATGTCAGGCACTACCACGCATTCCTCCGGTTGAGACAACTGATTGCTTAGTTGCTGCACTTTTGCTGAAGGGTTTTGGCAGGTTTTGGCATTGCACAATTATATCTTTGCCGCAAACTAATGCTTGGGGATGCCAGCACTAGTTTGAGGGGGGTGTTAAGAGTATAGGCCCAGTCACCCAGTCCTTATCCTAGTAGCCCAGTCCAATTCCATCAACTTGAAGAACAAGTCAATTTCCAGCCTTTATATTTTGCTTTTCTGTCCTTTTTTCTCAGTTTTGTCAATTTGCTCTTTGCTTGTATCAATAACCAGATTTTCCAGATTTTCATTCATCAAGTTATCAAATTTATGATCATGGTAGATTTTTAGCAGGTTTTGTCTCAACCGCCAAGCCCCAAGAACGACCTGTCCGATACGACTAGTAAGGACCTACGTAGATATGTATCACGATGGCCATATTTTAACATAAATTTAGTTGAATAAACTAATCAATTCATGTATTTTAAGTCTTTTTATTTATTTTTCCTGTAAATGATAGAAATAATATCTTTTTATTTTTTATTTTCTATAATCAAGCATGTTATGGTTATGGAGTCCAATTCAGCCGAGCAACGAAATAGGCATATTTAATAGGAAATCTTGAAATAGTGACCAAAAGAAAGTAATTCAGAGTTCCAACATAATCTCTACCAGAAAGATTTAGAAACAAATCCAACCCTAGCTAATCCCTCTTTCTTGTTCATCCAAGTGAGTCACGACCAAGTTATTCAAACAAGTCGAGAAAATCTCAAAGTTTTTTATTAATCAAAAGCTGACGACTACAACTAATTAAGGGTCATTATATAAGAAAATAAACCCTAGAGCAACTAACAACCAAGCCTAAAAGCTCATTGGGTTAAAAGAAAACAAAATCCAAAATAAACTAACAAAACCTAAAATAATACTAAATGCCGAATCAGATTAATAAAACGATATTTTTTTTGTCTTAATCTGATAGGGCTCACTTGTGAAAGTGAGTATTGTAGATCTCGTCGTTCCCATTCCGAAAAGGTATTATGCATTCTAAACGGACATTCTTGTCAAAAGTTATTCTAGATCATATTTACTTCTGGAAATCAGATTTCGCACGAGAAACCCGGAAAGTCCAAAACAACATCTTGAATATTCCAACGGTTAGCAACCTCTTGACACGAGAATTACTGATCTTCAAATCATTCTTTTTTATTATTTGCCGCTTCCTGACTTTTATTTTTTTCTGTCTAAATTTGGCTAATTTTTGTTCTACATCAGTCTCCTCAACTACGAAAACTCGACCTCGAGTTCATCTTGAATGAAAAATAAGAATATATAGACGAACAACCTAACAACAAATTAGACAGATGAACCTGTGACTTATTGGCATGGTCTTCTGCATATTCTGATGACACAATCATGAACCCAACACCATAGATGAGTTTGTCATATGCAACTTGAGAAGATTCTTCTTGACTCTCAAAATTGCATTCTTGAATGGCCTTTTGCTCTGGTTCTGAATGATTAATTTGAGGCGGCAAGGTTTCTTCAATGCTAATAACCATGTCAATATGTGTAATTTCTTCTCTAACTTCTTCATGGATAACTTATAATGGAGTTTCTTCTGTTGGAAATTCATGAAAGAATTCTTGTGGAGCTGCTTCCATTAAAGAATCGTTTGAAATTTCTTCAATTGAAATATCATTCTCAAGATGAAAAGAAATTTATGTGGACTTTAACTTATTCTCTTTCACCTTAGAAGGGTACCTCCTGATTGAAAAATCTCTAGGCAGAAATTTTTCTCTAAGAAGACCTTTCATTTTTCTCCATGTTCTAATAGGTTTTTTACCTTGCACCTTCCTTGCTCTTTGCAATTCATCCCACCAATCAGCAGCAATGCTCTTAAGACGAGAATAAAACTTCTTGACCTGCTTGTGATCTGGAATCTTGATGATATCAATGAATTTATCAACCTCAACTAGCCAATCTACAAAATTTTCCGCAAGCATGTGACTAGAAAAATAAGGAATACTCACCATGGTTCTGAAATCATGATTAACAACCTGATTCTGCCTTCCACGATTTCGATAATTGTTGTTGTTGTTATTAAGGCTAAGCAACAACTGATGAATTTCTTCCATCTGTGTAATCAAACGCTCATTCAGAGCATTGAACTCTATTCGGGTAATAGGAACTTGATCACCCATGACTACGAGTCCATAACCACTAGGAAAAATATCCTGCTCTGATTACCAATTGATGCAACGGAAATATAAACGTTGGAATCTATCAACGGCAACTTGTATTCACAAGTTTGATTTTCTCGAATCCACGAGAATATCTGGAATCCACCAGAAAGTTGAGAAAATCTCAAAGTTTTTTATTAATCAAAAGCTGACAACTACAACTGATTAAGGGTCATTATATAGGAAAATATACCCTAGGGCAACTAACAACCAAGCCTAAAAGCTCATTAGGCTAAAAGAAAACAAAATCCAAAATAAACTAACAAAACCTAAAATAATATTAAATGCCGAATCGAATTAATAAAACGATATCTTTTGGCCTTAATCTGACAGGGCTCACTAAAGTGAGTCTTGTAGATCTCGTCGTTCCCATTCCGGAAAAGTATTATGCTTTCTAATCGAACATTATGGTCAAAAGTTATTCTAAGTCAGATTTACTTCTGGAAATCAGATTTCGCACGAGCAATCCGGAAAGTCCAACATCTTCTTGAATATTCCAACGGCTAGTAACCTCTTGACACGAGAATTATTGATTTTCAAATTATTTTTTTTGATTATTCGCCGCTTTCTGACTTTTATTTTTTTCTGTTTAAATTTGGTCAATTCTTGTTCTACATCAGTATACAACAACTAGTAAAGAGCAATGTAGATATGTATCACGATGGCCGTATTTTAACATAAATTTAGTTGAATAAACTAATAAATACATGTATTTTAAGTTTTTTATTTATTTATCCTGTAAATGATAGAAATAATATCTTTTTATTTTTTATTTTCTAATCAAGGATGTTATGGTTATGGAGTCCAAATCAGCCGAGCAACGAAATAGGCATATTTAATAGGAAATCTTGAAATAGTGACCAAAAGAAAGTAATTCAGAGTTCCAACATAATCTGTACTAGAAAGATTCAGAAACAAATCCAACCCTAGCTAATACCTCTTTCTTGTTCATCCAAATGAGTCATGACCAAGTTATTCAAACAAGTTGGGCCTCGATGCCTTGTATGTGGTCTTCAATTAACCTCCTGGCGGGTGGCTGATCTTCCTGGAAATCAATGAAAATTTGATCTTGGAATTTTAGAATTGCTTGGTACATTTCATTGATTTCAATTCCCTCTTGCTTGGTAAATTTGTTTTTTGCGCAACAACTTTAGTATTGTCCTATATATGCATG of the Fragaria vesca subsp. vesca linkage group LG6, FraVesHawaii_1.0, whole genome shotgun sequence genome contains:
- the LOC101306648 gene encoding uncharacterized protein LOC101306648, with the protein product MIANTLSADALTLVIGCQTSKENSAFIGNSSPQDGETYPLFPNAKGNSSNNNINTKNGSNQNYGNNNDKPKYNENLICQICEKLGHGAWKCYQRNTHQQQTSSYSMSKVVDPLPSYPAFLSLL